Proteins encoded together in one Pseudomonas sp. TCU-HL1 window:
- a CDS encoding DUF2333 family protein: MLDWKKRMGDARERVDDSVDDVRSYFGGMWLSRALGSLLLIYLLACVVVGWYWSREPDLFPVQQNAQAAAERAGRQMVSGYTTVETLKTVSQTLLDKSGGYLSNDLAPPGLWLDNMPSWEYGVLVQVRDLSRALRKDFARSQSQSTEDPDLAKAEPRFNFDNKSWALPASESEYQEGIRSLDRYLARLADPKQPNAQFYTRADNLNNWLGDVATRLGSLSQRLSASVGRVRLNTDISPEAAAVTGQVPAVSEEIVETPWLQIDNVFYEARGQAWALSHILRAIEVDFADVLAKKNATISVRQIIRELEAAQEPLWSPMVLNGSGYGVLANHSLVMANYISRANAAVIDLRQLLEQG; encoded by the coding sequence ATGCTGGACTGGAAGAAGCGTATGGGCGACGCACGCGAGCGCGTCGATGACTCGGTTGACGATGTGCGCAGCTACTTCGGTGGCATGTGGCTGAGCCGCGCCCTCGGCAGCCTGCTGCTGATCTACCTGCTGGCCTGCGTCGTGGTGGGCTGGTACTGGAGCCGCGAACCCGACCTCTTCCCGGTGCAGCAGAACGCCCAGGCCGCCGCTGAGCGTGCAGGTCGCCAGATGGTCAGCGGCTACACCACCGTGGAAACCCTCAAGACGGTGAGTCAGACCCTGCTCGACAAGAGCGGCGGCTATCTGTCCAACGACCTGGCCCCGCCCGGCTTGTGGCTGGACAACATGCCCAGCTGGGAATACGGCGTACTGGTCCAGGTGCGCGACCTGTCCCGCGCCCTGCGCAAGGACTTCGCCCGCTCCCAGTCCCAGTCCACCGAGGACCCGGATCTGGCCAAGGCCGAGCCGCGCTTCAACTTCGATAACAAGAGTTGGGCGCTGCCGGCCTCCGAGTCCGAGTACCAGGAAGGCATTCGCTCCCTGGACCGCTACCTGGCCCGTCTGGCCGATCCCAAGCAGCCCAATGCGCAGTTCTATACCCGCGCCGACAACTTGAATAACTGGCTGGGCGACGTAGCCACCCGCCTCGGCTCGCTGTCCCAACGCCTGTCCGCGAGTGTCGGCCGGGTGCGCCTGAACACCGACATCAGCCCCGAAGCCGCAGCGGTCACCGGTCAGGTGCCGGCCGTGAGCGAGGAGATCGTCGAGACGCCCTGGCTGCAGATCGACAACGTCTTCTACGAAGCCCGTGGCCAGGCCTGGGCGCTGTCCCACATCTTGCGCGCCATCGAAGTCGACTTCGCCGACGTGCTGGCGAAGAAGAACGCCACCATCAGCGTGCGCCAGATCATTCGTGAGCTGGAGGCCGCTCAGGAACCCCTGTGGAGCCCCATGGTGCTCAATGGCAGCGGCTACGGTGTACTGGCCAACCATTCGCTGGTGATGGCCAACTACATCTCTCGCGCCAACGCTGCGGTGATCGACCTGCGCCAGCTGCTGGAGCAGGGTTGA
- a CDS encoding NUDIX hydrolase: MTTDEREAAHRAASDAERVAWVDEQDRPLGGLPRAELRERGLISRGTFILLFNSAGQLCVHRRTLSKALYPGYWDVAAGGMVQEGENYAESAARELEEELGIGGVPLREHGRFYFDEPGNHLWGAVFSAISDAPLKLQPEEVMEARFMSVDEALAQSPCCPDSLKALKLYLETL; this comes from the coding sequence ATGACCACCGACGAACGCGAGGCGGCCCATCGCGCCGCCTCCGACGCCGAACGGGTGGCCTGGGTCGACGAGCAGGATCGCCCCCTCGGCGGCCTGCCTCGCGCCGAGTTGCGCGAGCGCGGGCTGATCTCTCGTGGCACCTTCATCCTCCTGTTCAACTCCGCCGGCCAGCTCTGCGTGCATCGCCGCACTCTGAGCAAGGCGCTGTACCCGGGCTACTGGGACGTGGCCGCTGGCGGCATGGTGCAAGAAGGCGAGAACTATGCCGAATCCGCCGCCCGTGAGCTGGAAGAAGAGCTCGGGATCGGTGGGGTGCCGTTGCGCGAGCATGGCCGCTTCTATTTCGACGAGCCGGGCAATCACCTCTGGGGTGCGGTGTTCTCCGCCATCTCTGATGCGCCGCTGAAGCTGCAGCCGGAAGAAGTGATGGAAGCGCGCTTCATGAGCGTGGACGAGGCCCTGGCCCAGAGCCCCTGCTGCCCCGACTCCCTCAAGGCGCTCAAGCTGTACCTCGAAACCTTGTAG
- the speA gene encoding arginine decarboxylase: MSARRTRKDDGTSWTVADSRSVYGIRHWGAGYFAINEAGRVEVRPRGAGSAPVDFFDIVGDLREAGLSLPLLVRFPDILQDRVRQLTGAFDANIERLEYQSRYTALYPIKVNQQEAVVENIIATQNVSIGLEAGSKPELLAVLALAPKGGTIVCNGYKDREFIRLALMGQKLGHNVFIVIEKEAEVEYVIDVAAELKVAPQVGLRVRLSSLASSKWADTGGEKSKFGLSAAQILSVVERFRKAGLDQGVRLLHFHMGSQIANLADYQHGFKEAIRYYAELRSLGLPVDHIDVGGGLGVDYDGTHSRNASSINYDMDDYAGVVVGMLKEFCDAQGLPHPHIFSESGRAMTAHHAVLVMQVTDVERHNDAVPKIDNVAEQPEIVRWLMDMLGPTDAEMVTETYWRATHYMGDAATQYAEGKLTLAEKALAEQTYFAICRRLHNQLKARQRSHRQVLDELNDKLAEKYICNFSVFQSLPDTWAIGQVLPIIPLHRLDEEPLRRAVLQDLTCDSDGKINQYVDEQSIETSMPVHEVREGEDYLLGVFLVGAYQEILGDMHNLFGDTDSVNVYQHDDGSVYHAGIETHDTIEDMLRYVHLSPEELMALYRDKVSSAKLSPRERTQYVDALRLGLTRSSYLSS, from the coding sequence ATGTCTGCACGACGCACGCGCAAGGACGATGGCACCAGTTGGACCGTGGCCGACAGCCGCAGTGTCTATGGTATTCGCCACTGGGGGGCCGGCTATTTCGCAATCAACGAAGCGGGCCGCGTCGAAGTGCGTCCGCGTGGTGCCGGCAGCGCACCGGTCGACTTCTTCGACATCGTTGGCGACCTGCGCGAGGCGGGCCTGTCCCTGCCGCTGCTGGTGCGTTTCCCCGACATCCTGCAGGACCGCGTGCGCCAACTGACCGGCGCATTCGACGCCAACATCGAGCGCCTGGAATACCAGAGCCGCTACACCGCCCTGTACCCGATCAAGGTCAACCAGCAGGAGGCGGTAGTGGAAAACATCATCGCCACCCAGAACGTGTCCATCGGCCTGGAAGCCGGTTCCAAGCCCGAGCTGCTGGCCGTACTGGCGCTGGCGCCCAAGGGCGGCACCATCGTCTGCAACGGTTACAAGGACCGCGAGTTCATCCGCCTGGCGCTGATGGGCCAGAAGCTCGGCCACAACGTCTTCATCGTCATCGAGAAGGAAGCCGAGGTGGAGTACGTCATCGACGTCGCCGCCGAGCTCAAGGTCGCGCCCCAGGTCGGGCTGCGCGTGCGTCTGTCGTCCCTGGCCTCGTCCAAGTGGGCCGACACCGGCGGCGAGAAGTCCAAGTTCGGCCTCTCCGCCGCGCAGATCCTTTCCGTGGTCGAGCGTTTCCGCAAGGCCGGCCTGGACCAAGGCGTGCGCCTGCTGCACTTCCACATGGGCTCGCAGATCGCCAACCTGGCCGACTACCAGCACGGCTTCAAGGAAGCCATCCGCTACTACGCCGAGCTGCGCAGCCTCGGCCTGCCGGTCGATCACATCGACGTCGGCGGCGGCCTGGGCGTGGACTACGACGGCACTCACTCGCGTAACGCCAGCTCGATCAACTACGACATGGACGACTACGCCGGCGTGGTCGTGGGCATGCTCAAGGAGTTCTGCGACGCCCAGGGCCTGCCGCACCCGCACATCTTCTCCGAGAGCGGCCGCGCCATGACCGCGCACCACGCCGTGCTGGTAATGCAGGTGACCGACGTCGAGCGCCACAACGACGCCGTGCCGAAAATCGACAACGTCGCCGAACAGCCGGAGATCGTGCGCTGGCTGATGGACATGCTCGGCCCGACCGATGCCGAGATGGTTACCGAGACCTACTGGCGTGCGACCCACTACATGGGGGATGCCGCTACTCAATACGCCGAAGGCAAGCTGACCCTCGCCGAGAAGGCCCTGGCCGAGCAGACCTACTTCGCCATCTGCCGTCGCCTGCACAACCAACTCAAGGCGCGCCAGCGTTCCCACCGCCAGGTGCTCGACGAGCTGAATGACAAGCTCGCGGAGAAGTACATCTGCAACTTCTCGGTGTTCCAGAGCTTGCCGGACACCTGGGCCATCGGCCAGGTGCTGCCGATCATCCCGCTGCACCGCCTCGACGAAGAACCCCTGCGTCGTGCCGTGCTGCAGGACCTGACCTGCGACTCCGACGGCAAGATCAACCAGTACGTCGACGAGCAGAGCATCGAGACCAGCATGCCGGTGCACGAAGTGCGCGAAGGCGAGGACTACCTGCTGGGCGTGTTCCTGGTAGGCGCCTACCAGGAAATCCTCGGCGACATGCACAACCTGTTCGGCGACACCGACTCGGTGAACGTCTACCAGCATGACGACGGCAGCGTGTACCACGCCGGCATCGAAACCCACGACACCATCGAAGACATGTTGCGCTACGTGCACCTGTCTCCCGAGGAGCTGATGGCGCTCTACCGCGACAAGGTTTCCAGCGCCAAGCTGAGCCCGCGCGAGCGTACCCAATACGTCGACGCCCTGCGCCTGGGGCTCACCCGCTCCTCCTACCTGTCGTCCTGA
- a CDS encoding protein-disulfide reductase DsbD → MRRLLSLILLLVALPAAAGLLDNRPSPNLGASLNNSGDFLPVREAFRLSLVESTPTSVKLRFTNAEGYYLYRHRFQFRAEPADSGLGQPVLPAGKHKTDEFFGDVEVYYGVTDVVLPLDPARKAPTELRVTYQGCADKGLCYPPETEVIALAESAAAGDGGQSGNGAVGKAWSWHELALFFLAGLGLTFTPCALPMLPILSGVVLRGQAGGSRGLVLSLAYVLPMAACFALLGALMGVFGAELNLQARLQSPWVLVPFAAFFTAFALAMFGLYELRLPRFISGPLDTLAGSTKGGSIWSAALLGVVSSLLVSPCVSAPLAGALLYISASGDALGGGLKLFALGLGMGAPLVLFATGGGALLPKAGQWMVSVRNAFGVLLLAVAVWMLERVLPGPLALGLWGLLAGGVALFLGALEFTPKAPRERLAQLGGLVLLVYAVAAWAGALQGESDPLRPLGRAHLVGAPTATPTVGEWQTIKTPAELTGALAEARASAQPLLLDWYADWCISCKVIEREVLTATEVASQLGGYRLIRFDMTESNAEQRALLDRYKLFGPPAILFFNGQGDELADLRVVGEVDAKAFAARLQQANASR, encoded by the coding sequence ATGCGCCGCCTGCTGAGCCTGATTCTGTTGCTGGTGGCCCTGCCCGCTGCCGCAGGGTTGCTGGACAACCGCCCGAGCCCGAACCTGGGTGCCTCCCTCAATAACAGTGGCGACTTCCTGCCGGTGCGCGAGGCCTTCCGCCTCAGCCTGGTGGAAAGCACGCCCACGTCGGTGAAACTGCGCTTCACCAATGCCGAGGGCTACTACCTCTATCGGCATCGTTTCCAGTTCCGCGCCGAGCCCGCCGACAGCGGCCTGGGCCAGCCGGTACTGCCCGCCGGCAAGCACAAGACCGACGAATTCTTCGGCGACGTCGAGGTGTACTACGGCGTAACCGACGTCGTCCTGCCGCTGGACCCGGCCCGCAAGGCTCCCACCGAGCTGCGCGTCACCTATCAGGGCTGCGCCGACAAGGGCCTGTGCTATCCGCCGGAAACCGAGGTGATTGCACTGGCCGAAAGCGCAGCCGCCGGCGACGGCGGCCAATCCGGTAACGGCGCCGTGGGCAAGGCCTGGAGCTGGCATGAACTGGCGCTGTTCTTCCTCGCCGGCCTTGGGCTGACCTTCACACCCTGCGCGCTGCCGATGCTGCCGATCCTGTCCGGCGTGGTACTGCGCGGCCAGGCGGGCGGCAGCCGCGGCCTGGTGCTATCGCTGGCCTACGTGCTGCCGATGGCGGCCTGCTTCGCCCTGCTGGGCGCGCTGATGGGTGTGTTCGGTGCCGAACTCAACCTCCAGGCACGACTGCAATCCCCGTGGGTACTGGTGCCCTTCGCGGCGTTCTTCACCGCCTTTGCGCTGGCCATGTTCGGTCTCTACGAACTGCGCCTGCCGCGCTTCATCAGCGGCCCGCTGGATACCCTGGCCGGCAGCACCAAGGGCGGCTCCATCTGGAGTGCGGCCCTGCTCGGCGTGGTCTCCAGCCTGCTGGTTTCCCCCTGCGTTTCCGCGCCGCTGGCCGGCGCCCTGCTCTATATCAGTGCAAGCGGAGATGCCCTGGGTGGCGGCCTGAAACTCTTCGCCCTAGGCCTGGGCATGGGCGCCCCGCTAGTGCTCTTCGCCACCGGCGGCGGCGCACTGCTGCCCAAGGCCGGGCAGTGGATGGTCAGCGTGCGCAACGCCTTCGGTGTGCTGCTGCTGGCCGTGGCCGTGTGGATGCTCGAACGCGTCCTGCCCGGCCCACTGGCACTGGGCCTCTGGGGGCTGCTGGCGGGTGGCGTGGCGCTGTTCCTCGGCGCACTGGAATTCACCCCCAAGGCGCCCCGCGAGCGCCTGGCGCAGCTCGGCGGCCTGGTCTTGCTGGTCTATGCCGTCGCTGCCTGGGCCGGCGCCCTCCAGGGCGAATCCGACCCGCTGCGTCCGCTGGGCCGTGCGCACCTGGTTGGTGCGCCGACTGCGACGCCGACCGTCGGCGAATGGCAAACCATCAAGACCCCGGCGGAACTCACCGGAGCCCTCGCCGAAGCCAGGGCCTCTGCCCAGCCCCTGCTGCTGGACTGGTACGCCGACTGGTGCATTAGTTGCAAGGTGATCGAACGTGAAGTCCTCACCGCCACGGAGGTTGCCTCGCAGCTGGGCGGCTACCGCCTGATCCGCTTCGACATGACCGAGAGCAACGCCGAACAACGCGCCCTGCTCGACCGCTACAAGCTGTTCGGCCCGCCCGCCATCCTCTTCTTCAACGGCCAGGGTGACGAATTGGCCGATCTGCGTGTCGTAGGTGAAGTCGATGCCAAGGCCTTCGCCGCCCGCCTGCAACAGGCGAACGCATCGCGCTGA
- the accC gene encoding acetyl-CoA carboxylase biotin carboxylase subunit yields the protein MLEKVLIANRGEIALRILRACKELGIKTVAVHSTADRELMHLSLADETVCIGPASAAQSYLNIPAIISAAEVTGATAIHPGYGFLAENADFAEQVEKSGFAFIGPKADTIRLMGDKVSAKDAMKRAGVPTVPGSDGPLPEDEETALAIAREVGYPVIIKAAGGGGGRGMRVVLEEEELIKSAKLTRTEAGAAFGNSMVYLEKFLTNPRHVEVQVLSDGQGNAIHLGDRDCSLQRRHQKVLEEAPAPGIDEKARAEVLDRCVQACIEIGYRGAGTFEFLYENGRFYFIEMNTRVQVEHPVTEMVTGIDIVKEMLSIAAGNKLSIKQDDVVIRGHALECRINAEDPDNFMPCPGKVTYFHAPGGNGVRVDSHLYSGYAVPPNYDSLIGKLITYGNSREEAMARMRNALDEIVVDGIKTNIPLHRDLTRDKGFCKGGVNIHYLEKKLGMDKH from the coding sequence ATGTTGGAAAAAGTCCTGATCGCCAACCGTGGCGAGATTGCCCTGCGCATCCTACGCGCCTGCAAGGAGCTGGGCATCAAGACGGTGGCAGTGCACTCCACGGCCGACCGTGAGCTGATGCACCTGTCCCTGGCCGACGAGACCGTCTGCATCGGTCCGGCCTCGGCAGCCCAGTCCTACCTGAACATCCCGGCGATCATCAGCGCCGCCGAAGTGACCGGCGCCACCGCGATCCACCCGGGTTACGGCTTCCTCGCCGAAAACGCCGACTTCGCCGAACAGGTGGAGAAGTCCGGCTTCGCCTTCATCGGCCCGAAAGCCGACACCATCCGCCTGATGGGCGACAAGGTGTCTGCCAAGGACGCCATGAAGCGCGCCGGCGTACCGACGGTTCCGGGCTCCGACGGCCCGCTGCCGGAGGACGAGGAAACCGCACTGGCCATCGCCCGCGAAGTGGGTTACCCGGTGATCATCAAGGCCGCCGGTGGCGGTGGTGGTCGCGGTATGCGCGTGGTGCTCGAGGAAGAAGAGCTGATCAAGTCGGCCAAGCTGACCCGAACCGAAGCCGGTGCAGCGTTCGGCAACTCCATGGTCTACCTGGAGAAGTTCCTCACCAATCCGCGCCACGTCGAAGTGCAGGTCCTGTCCGACGGCCAGGGCAACGCCATTCACCTGGGTGACCGCGACTGCTCCCTGCAGCGCCGCCACCAGAAGGTGCTGGAAGAAGCCCCAGCCCCGGGCATCGACGAAAAGGCCCGCGCCGAAGTGCTGGACCGCTGCGTCCAGGCCTGTATCGAAATCGGCTACCGCGGCGCCGGCACCTTCGAGTTCCTTTACGAGAACGGTCGCTTCTACTTCATCGAGATGAACACGCGCGTGCAGGTAGAGCACCCGGTTACCGAAATGGTCACCGGTATCGACATCGTCAAGGAAATGCTCAGCATTGCCGCCGGCAACAAGCTGTCGATCAAGCAGGACGACGTGGTCATCCGTGGCCATGCGCTGGAATGCCGGATCAACGCCGAAGACCCGGATAACTTCATGCCCTGCCCCGGCAAGGTGACTTACTTCCACGCACCGGGCGGTAATGGCGTGCGTGTGGATTCGCACCTGTACAGCGGTTACGCAGTTCCGCCGAACTACGATTCGCTGATCGGCAAGCTGATCACCTACGGCAACAGCCGCGAAGAAGCCATGGCGCGCATGCGCAATGCGCTGGACGAGATCGTCGTCGACGGGATCAAGACCAACATCCCGCTGCACCGCGACCTCACTCGCGACAAGGGTTTCTGCAAGGGTGGCGTAAACATCCACTACCTGGAAAAGAAACTCGGCATGGATAAGCACTGA
- the aroQ gene encoding type II 3-dehydroquinate dehydratase yields MATLLVLHGPNLNLLGTREPDKYGATTLAEINQDLERRAREAGHHLMVLQSNAEYELIDRIHAARGEGVDFILINPAAFTHTSVALRDALLAVSIPFIEVHLSNVHKREPFRHHSYFSDVAVGVICGLGATGYRLALDAALEHLERP; encoded by the coding sequence ATGGCCACCCTGCTCGTCCTGCATGGCCCCAACCTCAACCTGCTGGGCACCCGCGAACCCGACAAGTACGGGGCGACCACCCTGGCCGAGATCAATCAGGACCTGGAGCGCCGCGCCCGTGAGGCGGGCCACCACCTGATGGTCCTGCAGAGCAATGCCGAGTACGAACTGATCGACCGGATTCATGCGGCCCGAGGTGAAGGAGTGGACTTCATCCTCATCAATCCTGCTGCTTTCACGCATACAAGTGTCGCCCTACGTGACGCATTGCTCGCAGTGAGCATCCCATTCATCGAAGTGCACCTGTCCAACGTGCACAAACGAGAACCTTTCCGCCATCACTCCTACTTTTCCGACGTTGCCGTAGGAGTGATCTGCGGTCTGGGTGCCACCGGCTACCGCCTGGCCCTGGACGCGGCGCTTGAACACCTTGAACGCCCCTGA
- a CDS encoding methyl-accepting chemotaxis protein produces the protein MIGLILLIALCIDRIQRRLTQVLGRLVSALGAWAAGDFSRPIALNANTLDLRRIEDSLNRLRDYLGELVGTIRQHAERVAGSSSALADLNNGLHAGAEDQAGGTAQIRDALGELESTIQQVAGDASLAADASRDAGLAVEQGQRVIDQSLAGLHQLVGEVQNNAQAVERLAVETETIDKVLTVIRGIAEQTNLLALNAAIEAARAGEMGRGFAVVAEEVRSLSQRTTGATTEIQQLIARLQQAARQSVEAMRIQVEHAEASAKQAAAADGALVEVVSAIRTIANMAERIADATAQQSGAVSDIRDHSEQIHQLGGDNLARIGESRSQGERLLQLGGELHTAVQAFRV, from the coding sequence ATGATCGGCCTGATCCTGCTGATCGCCTTGTGCATCGACCGCATCCAGCGCCGTCTGACCCAGGTGCTCGGGCGATTGGTCAGCGCCCTGGGCGCCTGGGCCGCTGGCGACTTCAGCCGGCCGATTGCCCTGAACGCCAACACCCTCGACCTGCGCCGCATCGAAGACTCCCTCAACCGCCTGCGCGACTACCTCGGGGAACTGGTAGGCACCATCCGCCAGCACGCCGAGCGGGTGGCCGGCAGCAGCAGCGCCCTGGCCGACCTGAACAACGGCCTGCACGCCGGCGCCGAAGACCAGGCCGGTGGCACCGCGCAAATCCGCGATGCGCTGGGCGAACTGGAAAGCACCATCCAGCAGGTAGCCGGCGACGCCAGCCTGGCCGCCGATGCCAGCCGCGATGCCGGACTGGCCGTGGAACAGGGCCAGCGCGTGATCGATCAGAGCCTGGCCGGCCTGCACCAACTGGTTGGCGAGGTGCAGAACAACGCACAGGCCGTGGAACGCCTGGCCGTAGAGACCGAAACCATCGACAAGGTTCTGACGGTGATCCGCGGCATTGCCGAGCAAACCAACCTGCTAGCCCTCAACGCCGCCATCGAGGCCGCCCGCGCCGGGGAAATGGGCCGGGGCTTCGCCGTGGTTGCCGAGGAAGTGCGCTCCCTGTCCCAACGCACCACCGGCGCCACCACGGAAATCCAGCAGTTGATCGCCCGCCTGCAACAGGCCGCGCGGCAGTCGGTGGAAGCCATGCGTATCCAGGTGGAACACGCCGAGGCCAGCGCCAAACAAGCCGCCGCCGCCGACGGCGCGCTGGTGGAGGTGGTCAGCGCCATCCGCACCATCGCCAACATGGCCGAGCGCATCGCCGACGCCACGGCCCAGCAGAGTGGCGCCGTCAGCGATATCCGCGATCACAGCGAACAGATCCACCAACTGGGCGGCGACAACCTGGCCCGCATCGGCGAGAGCCGCAGCCAGGGCGAGCGCCTGCTGCAATTGGGTGGCGAGCTGCACACGGCGGTGCAGGCCTTCAGGGTGTGA
- the accB gene encoding acetyl-CoA carboxylase biotin carboxyl carrier protein, which yields MDIRKVKKLIELLEESGIDELEIREGEESVRISRHSNKAMAAQPFYAAAPAPFAPPVAAAAPVAAAEAAAPAAPKLNGSVVRSPMVGTFYRAASPTSGNFVEVGQSVKKGDILCIVEAMKMMNHIEAETSGVIESILVENGQPVEYDQPLFTIV from the coding sequence ATGGATATCCGTAAAGTCAAGAAACTGATCGAACTGCTGGAAGAATCCGGTATCGACGAACTGGAGATCCGCGAGGGCGAAGAGTCCGTGCGCATCAGCCGCCATAGCAACAAGGCGATGGCTGCCCAGCCGTTCTACGCCGCCGCCCCCGCGCCGTTTGCTCCTCCGGTCGCTGCCGCCGCTCCGGTTGCTGCCGCTGAAGCCGCCGCCCCGGCCGCACCGAAGCTGAACGGCAGCGTCGTTCGCTCGCCGATGGTCGGCACCTTCTATCGCGCAGCCTCCCCCACCTCGGGCAACTTCGTCGAAGTCGGCCAGAGCGTGAAGAAAGGCGACATCCTCTGCATCGTCGAAGCCATGAAGATGATGAACCACATCGAAGCCGAAACCAGCGGCGTGATCGAGTCCATCCTGGTGGAAAACGGTCAGCCGGTTGAGTACGACCAGCCGCTGTTCACCATCGTCTGA
- a CDS encoding response regulator has protein sequence MTEHEDPSRDRLKNHFAQRVINQARQVLEIWQRLQRSEWSAACMAELGEASLNLQRYAERFEQPEHTRLAAAIGNCLRGVEENRGRLSSDLITELSLLMQRLSSTGLRQGDQFEQTFLPPLRKPVYLALEGPDRAERLAQQLEFFGLNAQRCESANAFRSAMAERHPSAIILEVGFSGPGRGLELAREAQQGLEQKLPIIFFSHEEANAPTRLAAVRAGGQEFFTGALDASSLLEKLETLTRTAHYDPFKVLVVDDSRAQATHTELTLNSAGIVTRAITEPVQALLALAEFQPDLIILDMYMPECLGTELAKVIRQHERYVSVPIIYLSAEDDLNKQLDAMSEGGDDFLTKPIKPRHLIATVRTRAKRARSLKARMVRDSLTGLFNHTHTLQLLEDASSRARREGKPLCFAMLDIDHFKKVNDTFGHPMGDRVIKSLALFLKQRLRKTDHIGRYGGEEFAVVLPDTDLDAAHRVLDEIRRRFAEIRYPAQPHDLSCTFSCGIAQLQDDPDINQLSKQADEALYRAKHGGRNRVER, from the coding sequence ATGACCGAGCACGAAGACCCCAGCCGCGACCGACTCAAAAACCACTTCGCCCAACGGGTGATCAACCAGGCGCGGCAGGTGCTGGAAATCTGGCAGCGCTTGCAGCGCAGCGAGTGGAGCGCGGCCTGCATGGCCGAGCTGGGCGAGGCCAGCCTCAACCTGCAGCGCTACGCGGAACGCTTCGAACAGCCCGAGCACACCCGCCTGGCGGCGGCCATCGGCAATTGCCTGCGCGGCGTGGAGGAAAACCGTGGGCGGCTGTCCAGCGACCTGATCACCGAACTCAGCCTGTTGATGCAGCGCCTGTCGAGCACTGGGCTGCGCCAGGGCGACCAGTTCGAGCAGACCTTCCTGCCGCCCCTGCGCAAACCGGTGTACCTGGCACTGGAGGGCCCGGACCGCGCCGAGCGCCTGGCCCAGCAACTGGAATTCTTCGGCCTCAACGCCCAACGTTGTGAAAGCGCCAACGCCTTTCGCTCGGCCATGGCCGAGCGGCACCCATCGGCGATCATCCTGGAAGTGGGCTTCTCCGGCCCGGGCCGGGGCCTGGAGTTGGCGCGCGAAGCCCAGCAGGGCCTGGAACAGAAGCTGCCAATCATTTTCTTCAGCCATGAAGAAGCCAATGCCCCGACCCGGCTGGCCGCTGTGCGCGCCGGGGGCCAGGAGTTCTTCACCGGCGCCCTGGATGCCTCCAGCCTGTTGGAGAAGCTGGAAACCCTGACCCGCACCGCTCACTACGACCCCTTCAAGGTGCTGGTGGTGGACGACTCCCGCGCCCAGGCCACGCACACCGAGCTGACCCTCAACTCCGCCGGCATCGTCACACGTGCCATCACCGAACCGGTGCAGGCCCTGCTGGCCCTGGCCGAATTCCAGCCGGACCTGATCATCCTCGACATGTACATGCCCGAATGCCTGGGCACCGAACTTGCCAAGGTGATCCGCCAGCACGAGCGCTATGTCAGCGTGCCGATCATCTACCTGTCGGCCGAGGACGACCTCAACAAGCAACTGGACGCGATGAGCGAAGGCGGCGACGACTTCCTCACCAAGCCGATCAAGCCGCGCCACCTGATCGCCACCGTGCGCACCCGCGCCAAGCGCGCGCGCAGCCTGAAGGCGCGCATGGTGCGCGACAGCCTCACCGGCCTGTTCAACCACACCCACACGCTGCAGTTGCTGGAAGACGCCAGCTCCCGCGCACGCCGGGAAGGCAAGCCGCTGTGCTTTGCCATGCTCGACATCGACCACTTCAAGAAGGTCAACGACACGTTCGGCCACCCCATGGGCGACCGGGTGATCAAGAGCCTGGCCCTCTTCCTCAAGCAGCGCCTGCGCAAGACCGACCATATCGGCCGTTACGGCGGCGAGGAATTCGCCGTGGTGCTGCCCGATACCGACCTGGATGCCGCGCACCGCGTGCTGGACGAAATTCGTCGCCGCTTCGCCGAAATCCGCTACCCGGCGCAACCCCACGACCTGTCCTGCACCTTCAGCTGCGGCATCGCCCAATTGCAGGACGACCCGGACATCAACCAGCTGTCCAAGCAGGCCGACGAAGCGCTCTATCGCGCCAAGCACGGCGGTCGCAACCGGGTAGAGCGCTGA
- a CDS encoding translation initiation factor Sui1, which produces MVKKASSFAALSGLVYSTDSGRHCPDCRQPIDACICKQAAVPAGDGIVRVRRETKGRGGKTVTTVSGVLLAEEALKELATALKRRCGTGGALKDGVIEIQGDHVDLLLEELAKRGFKAKKSGG; this is translated from the coding sequence GTGGTCAAGAAAGCTTCGTCCTTTGCCGCACTTAGCGGCCTGGTGTACTCCACCGACAGCGGCCGGCATTGCCCGGATTGCCGCCAACCCATCGACGCCTGCATCTGCAAGCAAGCCGCCGTGCCTGCGGGCGATGGCATTGTCCGCGTGCGCCGTGAAACCAAGGGCCGTGGCGGCAAGACCGTCACCACCGTCAGCGGCGTGCTGCTGGCCGAAGAGGCCCTGAAGGAACTGGCCACTGCGCTCAAGCGTCGCTGCGGGACGGGTGGAGCCTTGAAGGACGGCGTGATCGAGATCCAGGGCGACCACGTGGACCTGTTGCTTGAAGAACTCGCCAAGCGCGGCTTCAAGGCCAAGAAATCCGGCGGCTGA